One Tenebrio molitor chromosome 2, icTenMoli1.1, whole genome shotgun sequence genomic region harbors:
- the CycH gene encoding cyclin-H: MFSTSTQSKSWMFNNEDDLNKLRESANLKHIQTYGRHINEAARYDYFLTAEEEKIMVKRYEIRLRDFCKRFQPPMTRCVIGTAFHYFKRFYIHNSVMNHHPKEIMVTCIYLACKVEEFNVSIQQFVGNLKGDREKATDIILNNELLLMEQLNFHLSIHNPFRPVEGLLIDIKTRCTLNDPERLRPGTEHFLERAFLTDVVLLYSPSQVALAAVLHAASKLQENLDSYVTDTLFGVEGRGKLEELIEAVRAIRSMVKMVDATPDRNQQKLLDKKLEKCRNPENNPDSEIYKKRMQALLDEDDDLYHTISSTSDSLNTSALNMSVCASPEVT, translated from the exons ATGTTCTCGACGAGTACTCAGTCCAAATCCTGGATGTTCAACAACGAAGATGACCTGAATAAATTGCGAGAAAGTGCCAACCTCAAACATATACAAACTTACGGACGACACATCAAT GAGGCCGCGCGGTACGATTACTTTCTCACAGCAGaggaagaaaaaatcatgGTGAAGCGATACGAGATCCGGTTGAGGGACTTCTGCAAGAGGTTCCAACCTCCAATGACAAGATGTGTCATTGGGACTGCATTCCACTATTTTAAACGTTTCTACATTCACAATTCTGTCATGAATCATCATCCCAAAGAGATCAT ggTCACTTGTATATACTTAGCTTGTAAGGTCGAAGAATTCAATGTTTCTATTCAGCAGTTCGTAGGAAACCTCAAAGGGGACAGAGAGAAAGCAACTGATattattttgaacaatgaatTGTTGCTGATGGAGCAGTTAAATTTTCACCTGTCAATTCACAACCCTTTCAGACCTGTAGAGGGACTACTCATTGACAttaaa ACCAGGTGTACTTTAAATGACCCTGAAAGACTGAGACCTGGGACTGAACATTTTCTTGAGAGAGCTTTCTTGACTGATGTTGTTTTGTTGTACTCCCCCAGTCAAGTAGCTTTAGCTGCTGTGCTTCATGCAGCTTCAAAACTCCAAGAAAATCTAGATTCATATGTGACTGACACATTGTTTGGGGTGGAGGGAAGAGGCAAGTTGGAGGAACTGATTGAAGCTGTCAGAG CTATTCGGTCAATGGTCAAGATGGTTGACGCCACACCTGACAGAAACCAGCAAAAACTTTTGGACAAGAAGCTGGAGAAGTGTAGAAATCCTGAGAACAATCCAGACagtgaaat ATACAAGAAGAGGATGCAAGCTTTGCTGGATGAAGATGATGATCTCTACCACACCATTTCGTCGACGTCGGACTCTCTGAATACGTCAGCTTTGAACATGTCTGTCTGTGCTTCACCTGAagtaacataa